From one Lotus japonicus ecotype B-129 chromosome 3, LjGifu_v1.2 genomic stretch:
- the LOC130744261 gene encoding uncharacterized protein LOC130744261, with protein sequence MINSITPAKDSEDYLIWCGSANGFFTVRGLCIWVDENVQAEDSVIIPEKIKKILPPKQKKAKANSDKSDLERYLDDEIVDSDDNSDFNILDWWKSNSSKYRILSIIARDVLAIPVSTVASESCFSTSGRVLDVFRSSLSPKMTEALICAQNWINPAGCKFDEEIDQFDSTEKIVDDVSSKIHESQGGNDTQEAMHVD encoded by the exons ATGATCAACTCTATAACACCAGCCAAAGATTCAGAAGATTACTTGATTTGGTGTGGAAGTGCCAACGGATTTTTCACGGTTCGCGGTTTGTGCATTTGGGTTGATGAGAATGTGCAGGCGGAGGATTCAGTCATAATACCAGAAAAGATTAAGAAAATTCTGCCTCCAAAG CAAAAAAAGGCTAAAGCGAATTCAGACAAATCTGATCTTGAGAGATATTTGGATGACGAGATAGTGGATTCTGATGATAATTCTGATTTCAACATCTTGGATTGGTggaagagcaattcttctaaatATAGGATACTTTCTATCATAGCTCGTGATGTATTGGCTATTCCGGTTTCTACTGTGGCATCTGAATCTTGCTTTAGCACTAGTGGGCGTGTGCTAGATGTCTTTCGAAGTTCTTTGTCTCCCAAAATGACTGAAGCTCTTATTTGTGCTCAAAATTGGATAAATCCGGCTGGTTGTAAGTTTGATGAAGAGATTGATCAATTTGATAGCACTGAGAAGATTGTTGATG ATGTTTCTTCTAAGATTCATGAATCGCAAGGAGGGAATGACACGCAAGAGGCTATGCATGTTGATTGA
- the LOC130743174 gene encoding uncharacterized protein LOC130743174 isoform X1: MEANATSHCDNEDQDEYVLLDLDGVSDLLDIPPNANYVLTGLDTLNPVLIIDDRFKLIGEYEETIGTSIAFTEQDTRVVHEVTGPSEKNFFSGTRLIDSRQPSTKQVRPLCQLHKVLKFKLSPDSEIRISTAEKEAK; encoded by the exons ATGGAGGCAAATGCAACATCGCATTGTGATAATGAGGATCAAGATGAATATGTTTTGCTTGACTTGGATGGTGTTTCTGACCTACTTGACATTCCACCAAATGCAAACTATGTTCTAACT GGCCTTGATACTTTAAACCCAGTATTGATCATTGATGACAGATTTAAGCTG ATCGGGGAGTATGAGGAGACAATTGGCACGAGTATTGCCTTTACAGAACAAG ATACCCGAGTGGTTCATGAAGTGACAGGACCATCCGAAAAGAACTTTTTCTCCGGCACAAGACTAATCGATTCAAGGCAACCTTCAACAAAGCAAGTAAGACCATTGTGTCAGCTTCACAAGGTTCTCAAATTTAAATTATCACCTGATTCTGAAATTCGAATTTCCACAGCTGAGAAAGAGGCCAAATGA
- the LOC130743174 gene encoding uncharacterized protein LOC130743174 isoform X2 has protein sequence MEANATSHCDNEDQDEYVLLDLDGVSDLLDIPPNANYVLTGLDTLNPVLIIDDRFKLVFEEEVRTKRHLQSAMESQIPEIPNSYQPWTPKSQKSPITITELSQRKDYSSLERRVE, from the exons ATGGAGGCAAATGCAACATCGCATTGTGATAATGAGGATCAAGATGAATATGTTTTGCTTGACTTGGATGGTGTTTCTGACCTACTTGACATTCCACCAAATGCAAACTATGTTCTAACT GGCCTTGATACTTTAAACCCAGTATTGATCATTGATGACAGATTTAAGCTG GTGTTTGAAGAAGAAGTCAGAACAAAGAGACACTTACAATCAGCCATGGAGTCCCAAATTCCAGAAATCCCCAATTCATATCAGCCATGGACTCCCAAATCCCAGAAATCCCCAATTACGATTACAGAACTTTCGCAGCGCAAGGATTATTCATCGCTCGAAAGGAGGGTGGAGTGA